CACCCGCGATCCGGAGACCGACGCGGTGGTACAGAACCCGGAAAAATGCCAGGCTTGTGCCATGTGCGCCATGGTCTGCCCCTTCGACGCCATTTCCTTCAAGCATACCCATCGTGCTTTGCCGGGCCGTGAGGTGGCCTACAAATGCGATCTGTGTCACGAGCGACTGGCGCAAGGCGAAGAGCCGGCCTGCGTGCAGGCATGCCATTCCGGTGCGCTGGTGTTCCAGGACAGTGAGCCGCAGCGCCAAAGCCGGGCCGTCGCCAGCCTCAAGGTGTACCTGCTTGGGGAAGGCGA
This DNA window, taken from Syntrophotalea carbinolica DSM 2380, encodes the following:
- a CDS encoding 4Fe-4S dicluster domain-containing protein codes for the protein MKKIFVDYRKCVACKACETACAVAHHPSGSLFGLVGDARTQVNIRVLGVEHEAFPVSCRHCDPAACLSACPAGAITRDPETDAVVQNPEKCQACAMCAMVCPFDAISFKHTHRALPGREVAYKCDLCHERLAQGEEPACVQACHSGALVFQDSEPQRQSRAVASLKVYLLGEGEEPPLFSMYRELRRKTFARRRMEKS